One Paraburkholderia aromaticivorans genomic region harbors:
- a CDS encoding MSMEG_0568 family radical SAM protein: MTELQSTGLRLVSPDAGAASRRGGAGPSDHKAVTVDGVTIMVPVHTSTAWHSPFVAQTPDASGSSALLRGTIPIANISFPKAPRFYGMQTLDGVPYSHIAALHSADVLATTVLQTCIRYESRRKSCKFCAIGQSLAAGRTIARKTPEQLAEVARAAVLLDGVKHMVLTTGTPPTPDRGAQILCESAFAIKAAVDLPIQAQCEPPDDDRWFARMKASGIDTLGMHLEVVTPALRERIMPGKASVPLSRYMEAFKSAVAVFGRGQVSTYILAGLGDSAAAILAMSRELIELGVYPFVVPFVPISGTPLEDHPAPTPEFMKSVLQPLGGMLNAAAMRSSDIKAGCGKCGACSSLSSYEE, encoded by the coding sequence ATGACTGAGTTGCAGTCGACCGGTTTGCGGCTCGTGTCGCCGGATGCGGGCGCGGCGAGCCGGCGCGGTGGCGCGGGTCCGTCGGATCACAAGGCGGTAACGGTGGACGGCGTGACGATCATGGTGCCCGTGCATACGAGCACCGCGTGGCACTCGCCATTCGTCGCGCAGACGCCGGACGCGAGCGGGTCGAGCGCGCTATTGCGCGGCACGATTCCAATCGCCAACATCAGCTTTCCGAAGGCGCCGCGTTTCTACGGCATGCAGACGCTCGACGGCGTGCCGTACTCGCATATCGCCGCATTGCATAGCGCGGACGTGCTTGCTACGACCGTATTGCAAACCTGCATTCGCTACGAGAGCCGGCGCAAGAGTTGCAAGTTCTGCGCAATCGGGCAGTCGCTCGCGGCGGGCCGCACGATTGCGCGCAAGACGCCGGAGCAACTCGCGGAAGTGGCGCGTGCGGCGGTCTTGCTCGACGGCGTAAAGCATATGGTGCTGACCACGGGCACGCCGCCCACGCCGGATCGCGGCGCGCAGATTCTGTGCGAGAGCGCGTTCGCGATCAAGGCCGCGGTCGATCTGCCGATCCAGGCGCAATGCGAGCCGCCCGACGACGACCGCTGGTTCGCGCGCATGAAAGCGAGCGGCATCGACACGCTCGGCATGCATCTGGAAGTGGTGACGCCCGCTTTGCGCGAACGCATCATGCCGGGCAAGGCGAGCGTGCCACTGTCGCGCTACATGGAAGCGTTCAAGTCCGCCGTCGCCGTATTCGGACGCGGCCAGGTCAGTACGTACATTCTCGCGGGGCTCGGCGATAGCGCGGCAGCGATTCTGGCGATGTCGCGCGAGTTGATCGAGTTGGGCGTCTATCCGTTTGTCGTGCCGTTCGTGCCGATCAGCGGCACGCCGCTCGAAGATCATCCGGCGCCTACGCCCGAATTCATGAAGTCGGTGTTGCAGCCGCTTGGCGGCATGCTCAACGCCGCGGCCATGCGTTCGAGCGATATCAAGGCGGGCTGCGGTAAATGCGGCGCGTGTTCGTCGCTGTCGTCGTACGAGGAGTGA
- a CDS encoding benzoate-CoA ligase family protein, with amino-acid sequence MEALLDKAANQPAATVEPPPALFNFAAYLFRLNETRAAKTAYIDDTGSTTYGDLDERARRFASALRTLGVHSEERVLLVMLDTIALPVAFLGALYAGVVPVVANTLLTPADYVYMLTHSHARAVIASGALVQNVTQALESAEHDGCQLIVSQPCEGEPLLAPLLEELIDAAAPAAKAAATGCDDIAFWLYSSGSTGKPKGTVHTHANLYWTAELYAKPILGIAESDVVFSAAKLFFAYGLGNGLTFPLSVGATAILMAERPTADAIFTRLVKHRPTVFYGVPTLYANMLVSPSLPARADVAMRICTSAGEALPREIGERFTAHFGCEILDGIGSTEMLHIFLSNRAGAVEYGTTGRPVPGYEVELRDDAGHAVADGEVGDLYIKGPSAAVMYWNNREKTRATFLGEWIRSGDKYCRLANGCYVYAGRSDDMLKVSGQYVSPVEVEMVLVQHGAVLEAAVVGVDHGGLVKTRAFVVLKREFAASEILADELKAFVKDRLAPHKYPRDIVFVDDLPKTATGKIQRFKLREQS; translated from the coding sequence ACGCGCCGCCAAGACCGCCTATATCGACGACACCGGCAGCACGACCTACGGTGACCTGGACGAACGCGCGCGGCGCTTCGCGAGCGCGCTGCGCACGCTCGGCGTGCATTCGGAAGAGCGCGTGCTGCTCGTGATGCTCGATACCATCGCCCTACCGGTTGCCTTTCTCGGCGCGCTCTACGCGGGCGTCGTGCCGGTGGTCGCGAACACGCTGCTCACTCCCGCCGACTATGTGTACATGCTCACGCATAGCCACGCGCGCGCCGTGATCGCCTCGGGTGCGCTGGTGCAGAACGTGACGCAGGCGCTGGAGTCCGCCGAACATGACGGTTGTCAGTTGATCGTCTCGCAGCCGTGCGAAGGCGAGCCGCTTCTCGCGCCGTTGCTTGAAGAACTGATCGACGCCGCAGCGCCTGCCGCCAAAGCTGCGGCAACCGGTTGCGACGACATCGCCTTCTGGCTGTATTCATCAGGCTCGACCGGCAAACCGAAGGGCACCGTCCACACGCATGCGAACCTGTACTGGACCGCCGAGCTGTATGCGAAGCCGATCCTCGGTATCGCCGAGAGCGACGTGGTGTTCTCCGCGGCCAAGCTGTTCTTTGCGTACGGTCTCGGCAACGGCTTGACGTTCCCGCTGTCGGTCGGCGCCACGGCGATCCTGATGGCGGAGCGTCCCACCGCCGACGCGATTTTCACGCGCCTCGTCAAACATCGCCCGACGGTGTTTTACGGCGTGCCCACGCTCTACGCGAACATGCTGGTGTCGCCCAGCCTGCCTGCACGCGCCGACGTCGCAATGCGCATCTGCACGTCGGCGGGCGAAGCGTTACCGCGCGAAATCGGCGAGCGTTTCACCGCGCATTTCGGCTGCGAGATTCTCGATGGCATCGGCTCGACTGAAATGCTGCATATCTTCCTGTCCAATCGCGCGGGCGCGGTCGAGTACGGCACGACGGGCCGCCCGGTGCCGGGATACGAAGTCGAGTTGCGCGACGATGCCGGTCATGCGGTGGCCGATGGCGAAGTCGGCGACCTGTATATCAAAGGGCCGAGCGCGGCCGTGATGTACTGGAACAACCGCGAGAAGACGCGCGCGACTTTTCTCGGCGAATGGATTCGCAGCGGCGACAAGTACTGCCGGCTGGCGAACGGCTGCTATGTCTACGCAGGCCGCAGCGACGACATGCTCAAAGTAAGCGGCCAGTACGTCTCGCCCGTTGAAGTGGAAATGGTGCTGGTACAGCACGGCGCGGTGCTCGAAGCGGCGGTGGTCGGCGTCGATCACGGCGGCCTCGTCAAAACTCGCGCGTTCGTGGTGCTGAAGCGTGAATTCGCGGCCTCTGAGATACTCGCGGATGAGTTGAAGGCTTTCGTGAAGGATCGGCTCGCGCCGCATAAATATCCGCGCGATATCGTGTTCGTCGACGATCTGCCGAAGACTGCCACCGGAAAAATTCAACGCTTCAAACTGCGCGAGCAGTCATAA
- a CDS encoding alpha/beta fold hydrolase codes for MQNPAIGNVAATTASEFADLPATASHGPSRIEYRWVNEAVGDAPIAVFLHEGLGSIAMWRDWPQALCERLGMRGLVYSRPGYGLSTPRPHEVKWPVNFMTAQARDILPALLDALHIDTRERRRMWVIGHSDGGSITLLYAALHPEQLAGAVVIAPHVFVEDISVQSIAQTKQLYESTDLRSKLSRYHADVDSAFYGWNDIWLNPAFRQWSIAEELASIRKPLLAVQGHDDNYGTMAQIDTIAVHVPHAQRVKLDACGHSPHRDAPQPLNEAIAAFVSNAVSFDH; via the coding sequence ATGCAGAACCCCGCCATTGGCAACGTTGCAGCGACCACCGCCAGCGAGTTCGCTGACTTGCCTGCTACCGCGTCGCATGGGCCGTCGCGCATCGAGTATCGCTGGGTGAATGAAGCGGTCGGCGACGCGCCGATCGCGGTCTTCCTCCATGAAGGTCTCGGTTCGATCGCGATGTGGCGCGACTGGCCGCAAGCGCTGTGCGAACGGCTCGGCATGCGCGGGCTTGTTTATTCGCGGCCCGGCTACGGACTTTCCACGCCGCGTCCGCATGAGGTGAAGTGGCCCGTCAATTTCATGACCGCGCAGGCTCGCGATATCCTGCCCGCTTTGCTCGACGCACTTCATATCGACACGCGCGAACGCCGGCGCATGTGGGTAATCGGCCATAGCGACGGCGGCTCGATCACGCTGCTGTACGCAGCGCTCCATCCGGAACAATTGGCCGGTGCGGTGGTAATTGCGCCGCATGTCTTCGTCGAAGATATTTCGGTGCAAAGCATCGCGCAGACCAAACAACTCTACGAAAGCACCGACCTGCGCAGCAAGCTCAGCCGCTATCACGCGGACGTCGATTCCGCGTTCTATGGCTGGAACGACATCTGGTTGAATCCGGCTTTCAGGCAGTGGTCGATTGCAGAAGAATTGGCATCGATCCGCAAGCCGTTGCTCGCGGTGCAAGGCCACGACGACAACTACGGCACGATGGCCCAGATCGATACGATCGCCGTACACGTGCCGCATGCGCAACGGGTCAAGCTCGACGCTTGCGGGCACTCGCCGCATCGCGATGCGCCGCAACCGCTGAACGAAGCCATTGCGGCATTCGTTTCCAACGCGGTGAGCTTTGACCATTGA
- a CDS encoding Nit6803 family nitrilase has translation MSDKRIVRAAAVQIAPDFERSGGTLEKVCEAIGKAAREGVQLIVFPETFVPYYPYFSFVRPPVVSGAEHMKLYEEAVIVPGPVTQAVAEQARLHRMVVVLGVNERDHGSLYNTQLIFDVDGRIVLKRRKITPTFHERMIWGQGDASGLTVANTAVGRVGALACWEHYNPLARYALMTQHEEIHCSQFPGSLVGPIFAEQIEVTIRHHALESGCFVVNATGWLTEAQIASVTPDTNLQKALRGGCNTAIVSPEGQHLAEPLREGEGMVIADLDMALITKRKRMMDSVGHYARPELLSLAINRRPAETVAPMPAWPAASSVDFNSTEGGCDERQRVAVGAEPAIDD, from the coding sequence ATGTCCGACAAACGTATCGTGCGCGCCGCAGCGGTTCAGATCGCACCCGACTTCGAGCGCAGCGGCGGCACGCTCGAGAAGGTTTGCGAGGCCATCGGGAAAGCCGCACGCGAAGGCGTGCAACTGATCGTGTTCCCCGAAACCTTCGTGCCGTATTACCCGTACTTCTCTTTCGTGCGGCCACCGGTCGTGTCCGGCGCCGAACACATGAAACTCTATGAAGAGGCCGTGATCGTGCCGGGCCCGGTGACGCAGGCGGTGGCCGAGCAGGCGCGTTTGCATCGGATGGTGGTGGTGCTCGGCGTCAACGAACGCGATCACGGCAGTCTCTACAACACGCAGTTGATCTTCGACGTGGATGGCCGGATCGTCCTCAAGCGCCGCAAGATCACCCCGACGTTTCATGAACGGATGATCTGGGGGCAGGGCGACGCTTCAGGTTTGACGGTGGCGAATACGGCGGTTGGACGTGTCGGCGCGCTGGCCTGTTGGGAGCATTACAACCCGCTCGCGCGCTATGCGTTGATGACACAGCACGAAGAGATTCATTGCAGCCAGTTCCCCGGTTCTCTCGTGGGGCCGATCTTCGCCGAGCAGATCGAGGTGACGATCCGGCATCACGCGCTGGAGTCGGGATGCTTCGTCGTCAATGCAACGGGATGGCTCACCGAGGCGCAGATTGCTTCCGTGACGCCGGATACGAATTTGCAGAAGGCGCTGCGGGGCGGCTGCAATACCGCGATCGTGTCGCCGGAAGGCCAGCATCTCGCCGAGCCGCTGCGCGAGGGTGAGGGCATGGTGATCGCCGATCTCGACATGGCCTTGATCACCAAGCGCAAACGCATGATGGATTCGGTCGGTCATTACGCGCGGCCCGAATTGCTGAGTCTCGCGATCAACCGGCGGCCCGCGGAAACCGTGGCGCCGATGCCGGCGTGGCCGGCCGCATCGAGTGTCGATTTCAATTCAACCGAAGGAGGATGCGATGAACGCCAGCGAGTCGCTGTCGGCGCAGAGCCGGCAATTGATGACTGA
- a CDS encoding MSMEG_0570 family nitrogen starvation response protein, whose translation MPVMHFRIQWPDGDEANCYSPSLVIGDFFTPGEAYELEDFVARSRQALGIASERVREKYGFACSAAMDQLAQIERDAARFRDRPDATVKVIEFS comes from the coding sequence ATGCCTGTCATGCACTTTCGCATTCAATGGCCCGATGGCGACGAAGCGAACTGTTATTCGCCCTCGCTCGTGATCGGCGATTTTTTCACACCGGGCGAGGCCTACGAGCTGGAGGATTTCGTCGCGCGATCGCGGCAGGCGCTAGGTATCGCGTCCGAGCGGGTGCGCGAGAAATATGGCTTTGCCTGCTCGGCGGCGATGGACCAGCTTGCGCAGATCGAGCGCGATGCGGCGCGCTTTCGCGATCGGCCGGACGCGACCGTCAAGGTCATCGAATTCAGCTAG
- a CDS encoding sll0787 family AIR synthase-like protein, producing the protein MTVAELVASLRESRGFRHKTDIVDVVGALAKRLPRGTHDLAQAVALGDDCAALADGDGYLLFAIEGMVSDFVSAMPWFAGYSSVMVNVSDIYAMGGRPLAVVDALWSPGIGAADEVLAGMAAASVAYGVPIVGGHTNTRSDAAQLAVSIIGRAKALLSSFNAKPGDSLMMAIDLRGRFEEPYPFWNASVDAPGERLRGDLELLPQLAESGLCDAAKDISMAGTLGTALMLLECSRVGARIDLARIPKPGGVALERWVTAFPSFGYLLSVRTEHVDAVQARFDARALSCAVIGSVDATSQVVLHQRDDVATLWDFQREPFIVGKGDVT; encoded by the coding sequence ATGACCGTCGCCGAACTCGTCGCCAGCTTGCGCGAAAGCCGTGGGTTCCGTCACAAGACCGATATCGTCGACGTGGTCGGCGCGCTGGCGAAGCGTTTGCCTCGCGGCACGCACGATCTCGCGCAAGCCGTGGCGCTCGGCGACGACTGCGCCGCGCTCGCCGATGGCGACGGCTATCTGCTCTTCGCCATCGAAGGCATGGTCAGCGATTTTGTGAGCGCCATGCCGTGGTTTGCCGGCTACAGCAGCGTGATGGTCAACGTCAGCGATATCTATGCGATGGGCGGACGGCCGCTGGCGGTGGTGGATGCGTTGTGGAGTCCGGGCATCGGCGCGGCCGACGAGGTGCTGGCGGGCATGGCGGCGGCGTCGGTCGCGTATGGTGTGCCGATTGTCGGCGGCCACACGAATACGCGCAGCGACGCGGCGCAACTGGCGGTGTCGATTATCGGCCGCGCCAAGGCGTTGCTGTCGAGCTTCAACGCGAAACCGGGCGACAGTCTGATGATGGCGATCGATCTGCGTGGCCGTTTTGAAGAACCGTATCCGTTCTGGAATGCTTCGGTGGATGCACCGGGCGAGCGTTTGCGGGGCGATCTGGAACTGCTGCCTCAGTTGGCGGAAAGCGGCCTGTGCGATGCCGCGAAAGATATCAGCATGGCGGGTACGCTCGGCACGGCGTTGATGTTGCTCGAGTGCTCGCGAGTGGGGGCGCGGATCGATCTCGCGCGCATTCCCAAACCCGGCGGCGTGGCGCTGGAACGCTGGGTGACCGCGTTTCCGAGTTTCGGCTATCTGTTATCCGTGCGGACCGAGCATGTCGATGCCGTGCAGGCCCGGTTCGACGCGCGTGCTCTCTCCTGCGCCGTGATCGGTTCCGTTGATGCAACGAGCCAGGTGGTCCTGCATCAGCGGGACGATGTTGCAACGTTGTGGGATTTTCAGCGCGAGCCGTTCATTGTCGGGAAGGGTGACGTGACATGA
- a CDS encoding MSMEG_0567/Sll0786 family nitrogen starvation N-acetyltransferase → MFGEAIAGEALDGDVDFAPYAPNEFRIKWTTLNWEAEAAFKLRRAVFCIEQGIFAADDRDDIDPHAQQLVAVSCLGGMPEQVVGAVRIHRDHDNVWFGSRLAVHAAFRRHGKIGATLIRLAVSSAHALGCETFLAHVQSQNVPLFRAMHWDVLAEETLLGRPHHLMQAQLDRYPPCVTPFGGFVTRTQAQAYSRRPEPVRSAA, encoded by the coding sequence ATGTTCGGTGAAGCGATTGCAGGCGAGGCGCTGGATGGTGACGTCGATTTCGCGCCGTATGCGCCGAACGAATTCCGCATCAAGTGGACCACGTTGAATTGGGAAGCCGAAGCGGCATTCAAATTGCGGCGGGCGGTGTTCTGCATCGAGCAAGGCATTTTCGCCGCGGATGATCGTGATGATATCGATCCGCACGCGCAGCAACTGGTGGCCGTCAGTTGTCTTGGCGGCATGCCTGAGCAGGTGGTCGGCGCCGTGCGGATTCATCGCGATCACGACAACGTGTGGTTCGGTTCGCGGCTCGCCGTGCACGCGGCGTTTCGTCGGCATGGAAAGATCGGCGCGACGCTGATTCGTCTTGCGGTTAGCAGCGCACATGCGTTGGGCTGTGAGACGTTCCTAGCGCATGTGCAGAGCCAGAATGTGCCGCTCTTTCGCGCGATGCACTGGGACGTGCTCGCGGAGGAAACCCTGCTGGGCAGGCCGCATCATCTGATGCAGGCGCAATTGGACCGGTATCCGCCGTGTGTGACGCCCTTTGGCGGTTTCGTCACGCGGACGCAAGCGCAAGCGTATTCGCGTCGTCCCGAGCCCGTGCGGAGTGCGGCATGA
- a CDS encoding phosphocholine-specific phospholipase C, translating into MTSKNRRDFLRSAAHAAGSATALSMLPLGIRNALAIPANNKTGTIRDVEHIVVLMQENRSFDHYFGTLKGVRGFGDTRAVNLPNGKPVWYQPLAADAGYVLPFRPSAPNLGLQFLQDLAHDWTSTHAAWNGGRYDQWVPAKSATTMAYFTREDIPFHYQLADAFTICDAYHCSLMGPTDPNRYYMWSGWVGNDGSGGGPVIDNSELGYGWSTYPEVLQNAGISWKIYQDIGTGLDANGSWGWTQNPYIGNYGDNSLLYLNQYRNAQPGNPLYDNARTGTNAAKGDGYFDILKRDVQNNALPQVSWIVAPEAYSEHPNWPTNYGAWYIDQVLQILTSNPEVWSKTVLLINYDENDGFFDHMVPPFAPSSSANGLSTVDTSNEIYPGDAKIPAAPYGLGPRVPMLVVSPWSKGGYVCSELFDHTSVIRFIEKRFGHERNLGESNITPWRRAVCGDLMSAFNFSNPNDAFPTLPGTSGYVPPDQNRHPDYVPLPPALQAVPKQEPGVRPARALPYELFVRVHGEGATNQLTMRFVNTGRAGAVFLVYAAHSLDAPRTYTVEAGKRLQDVLPLNADGSYDFTVYGPNGFLRRFAGKPVARSWWNGSDIARPEVEEGYDVANGNLQLRLENVGSAPCQFKIINAYDPNNVIRHTVRGGDTDQIYLDLRNAHGWYDLAITANTDPLFARRFAGHVETGKSSMSDPALGS; encoded by the coding sequence ATGACATCAAAAAATCGCCGTGATTTTCTGCGCTCCGCCGCGCATGCAGCCGGGTCCGCCACCGCGCTGAGCATGCTGCCTCTGGGCATTCGCAACGCACTCGCCATTCCCGCCAACAACAAGACCGGCACGATCCGCGACGTCGAGCACATCGTCGTGCTGATGCAGGAAAACCGTTCGTTCGACCACTACTTCGGCACGCTCAAGGGCGTGCGCGGTTTTGGCGACACGCGCGCGGTCAATCTGCCGAACGGCAAGCCCGTGTGGTATCAGCCGCTCGCGGCGGATGCCGGTTATGTGCTGCCGTTCCGCCCGAGCGCGCCGAATCTGGGTCTGCAATTCCTGCAGGATCTCGCGCACGACTGGACCAGCACGCACGCGGCGTGGAACGGCGGCCGCTACGATCAATGGGTGCCCGCCAAAAGCGCCACGACGATGGCCTATTTCACGCGCGAGGACATTCCGTTTCACTATCAACTCGCCGACGCCTTCACGATCTGCGACGCGTACCACTGCTCGCTGATGGGACCGACGGACCCGAACCGCTATTACATGTGGAGCGGCTGGGTCGGCAACGACGGCAGCGGCGGCGGCCCGGTGATCGACAACTCCGAACTCGGCTACGGCTGGTCCACCTATCCCGAAGTGCTGCAGAACGCGGGCATTTCGTGGAAGATCTATCAGGACATCGGCACCGGTCTCGACGCGAACGGCTCGTGGGGCTGGACGCAGAACCCGTACATCGGTAACTACGGCGACAACTCGCTGCTCTACCTCAACCAGTACCGCAACGCGCAGCCCGGCAATCCGCTTTACGACAACGCGCGCACCGGCACGAACGCGGCGAAGGGCGACGGCTACTTCGATATCCTCAAGCGCGACGTGCAGAACAACGCATTGCCGCAAGTCTCGTGGATCGTCGCGCCCGAAGCCTACTCCGAGCATCCGAACTGGCCGACGAACTACGGCGCGTGGTACATCGACCAGGTCTTGCAGATTCTCACGTCGAATCCCGAGGTGTGGAGCAAGACGGTGCTGCTGATCAACTACGACGAGAACGACGGCTTCTTCGATCACATGGTGCCGCCGTTCGCACCGTCGTCGAGCGCGAATGGTTTGTCCACCGTCGACACGAGCAACGAAATCTATCCGGGCGACGCGAAGATTCCCGCCGCCCCGTACGGACTCGGACCGCGTGTGCCGATGCTGGTGGTGTCGCCGTGGTCGAAAGGCGGCTACGTATGCTCGGAATTGTTCGACCACACGTCGGTGATCCGTTTCATCGAAAAGCGTTTCGGCCACGAGCGCAATCTCGGCGAATCGAACATCACGCCGTGGCGCCGCGCGGTGTGCGGCGATCTGATGTCGGCGTTCAACTTCAGCAACCCGAACGACGCTTTCCCGACACTGCCGGGCACGAGCGGCTACGTGCCGCCCGATCAGAACCGTCATCCGGATTACGTCCCGCTGCCGCCCGCCCTGCAGGCCGTGCCGAAGCAGGAACCCGGCGTGCGCCCTGCTCGCGCGCTGCCCTACGAGTTGTTCGTGCGCGTGCATGGCGAGGGCGCGACCAACCAGCTCACGATGCGCTTCGTCAACACGGGCCGCGCCGGCGCGGTGTTTCTCGTCTACGCCGCTCACAGTCTCGACGCGCCGCGCACCTATACGGTCGAAGCGGGCAAGCGCCTGCAGGACGTGTTGCCGTTGAACGCCGACGGCAGCTACGACTTCACCGTGTACGGTCCGAATGGCTTTCTGCGTCGGTTTGCGGGCAAGCCGGTCGCGCGCAGCTGGTGGAACGGCTCCGACATCGCGCGGCCTGAAGTTGAGGAAGGTTATGACGTCGCGAACGGCAATCTGCAATTGCGCCTGGAGAACGTGGGCAGCGCGCCTTGCCAGTTCAAAATCATCAACGCGTACGACCCGAACAATGTGATCCGGCATACGGTGCGCGGCGGCGATACCGACCAGATCTACCTCGATCTGCGTAACGCCCATGGTTGGTACGATTTGGCCATTACGGCCAATACGGATCCGCTGTTCGCGCGGCGTTTTGCCGGACACGTGGAAACCGGCAAGAGCAGCATGAGCGATCCGGCGCTGGGGAGCTAA
- a CDS encoding MSMEG_0572/Sll0783 family nitrogen starvation response protein yields the protein MPAVNKPLHQKGDYLVDYEEKVFEDVKAEPGEKALVTFHTVAFEGSIGFVNMLQATRLQRKGFETSVLLYGPGVTLGLQRGFPTLGDEAFPGHLNFNKQLMKFMEEGGKVYACRFALQALYGHGEASLIEGIRPISPLDVLDIQLLHRKDNALVIHTWTV from the coding sequence ATGCCAGCCGTCAACAAACCGCTGCATCAGAAAGGCGATTACCTTGTCGACTACGAGGAGAAAGTCTTCGAAGACGTGAAAGCCGAGCCGGGCGAGAAGGCGCTCGTCACGTTTCATACGGTCGCGTTCGAAGGCTCGATCGGTTTCGTCAATATGCTGCAGGCAACGCGCCTGCAACGTAAGGGCTTCGAAACATCGGTGCTGCTGTATGGACCGGGCGTTACGCTCGGCTTGCAGCGCGGCTTTCCGACACTCGGCGATGAAGCATTTCCCGGCCACCTGAACTTCAACAAACAATTGATGAAGTTCATGGAAGAGGGCGGCAAGGTCTACGCGTGCCGCTTCGCACTGCAGGCGCTGTATGGACACGGCGAAGCTTCGCTAATCGAAGGCATTCGGCCGATCAGCCCGCTCGACGTGCTCGACATCCAGTTGCTTCACCGTAAGGACAATGCGTTGGTCATCCACACATGGACGGTCTGA
- a CDS encoding MSMEG_0569 family flavin-dependent oxidoreductase, which translates to MSNPAHHARAEGHYSVLVIGGGQAGLSVSYYLKEAGIDHLVVEKNTVTHTWREQRWDAFCLVTPNWQCALPDYPYRGDDPHGFMRKDEIVAYLDGFIEHVDAPLMERTEVKRVKQRDDGVYAIRTTQGDFTADQVVVASGGYHTPIVPRLAERLPARIVQLQSSAYRNPQALPDGAVMVVGTGQSGAQIAEDLHLAGREVVLAVGEAPRCARFYRGRDVVDWLADMQYYDMPVEKHPLREGVRDNTNHYVTGRDGGRDIDLRKFAAEGMELYGRLDDLRDGHFHFSPTLAANLDAADDTYNRINVSIDSFIEKRGIDAPKGGAYEAVWRPAQERSTLDLEASGIAAIIWCIGFTPDFSWLDAPVFNGRGYPAHTRGITPIDGLYFVGLPWLHTWGSGRFSGVARDAEFIVHAIREKARERASLSAAVAA; encoded by the coding sequence ATGTCAAATCCAGCACATCACGCGCGCGCCGAGGGCCATTACAGCGTGCTCGTCATCGGTGGCGGACAGGCGGGTCTATCGGTCAGCTATTACCTCAAAGAGGCCGGCATCGACCATCTGGTCGTGGAAAAGAACACCGTGACGCACACGTGGCGCGAGCAGCGCTGGGACGCGTTCTGTCTGGTCACGCCGAACTGGCAATGCGCGCTGCCCGATTATCCGTATCGTGGCGACGATCCGCACGGCTTCATGAGGAAGGACGAGATCGTGGCGTACCTCGACGGCTTCATTGAACATGTCGATGCGCCGCTGATGGAGCGTACTGAAGTCAAACGCGTCAAGCAGCGCGACGACGGCGTCTACGCGATCAGGACGACGCAGGGCGATTTCACCGCGGATCAGGTCGTGGTGGCCTCGGGCGGCTACCACACGCCGATCGTGCCGCGACTGGCCGAGCGCTTGCCCGCGCGAATCGTGCAACTGCAGTCGTCGGCGTATCGCAACCCGCAGGCGCTGCCTGATGGCGCGGTGATGGTGGTCGGCACCGGGCAATCCGGCGCGCAGATCGCGGAAGATTTGCATCTGGCCGGCCGGGAGGTGGTGCTGGCGGTCGGCGAGGCGCCGCGTTGCGCGCGCTTCTATCGTGGCCGCGACGTGGTCGACTGGCTGGCCGACATGCAGTACTACGATATGCCGGTCGAAAAGCATCCGTTGCGCGAAGGCGTGCGCGACAACACCAATCACTACGTGACGGGACGCGATGGTGGCCGAGATATCGATCTGCGCAAATTCGCCGCCGAAGGCATGGAGTTGTACGGCCGCCTTGACGATCTGCGCGACGGCCACTTCCATTTCTCGCCGACGCTCGCGGCCAATCTCGATGCGGCGGACGATACGTATAACCGGATCAACGTGAGCATCGACAGCTTCATCGAGAAGCGCGGTATCGACGCGCCGAAAGGTGGCGCGTACGAAGCTGTCTGGCGTCCGGCACAGGAGCGCAGCACGCTTGATCTGGAAGCGAGCGGCATTGCCGCGATCATCTGGTGCATCGGTTTTACGCCGGACTTCAGTTGGCTCGATGCACCCGTGTTCAACGGTCGCGGTTATCCGGCGCATACGCGTGGCATTACGCCGATCGACGGCTTGTATTTCGTCGGCTTGCCGTGGCTGCATACGTGGGGCTCGGGGCGTTTCTCCGGCGTCGCGCGCGATGCGGAGTTCATCGTGCACGCGATTCGCGAGAAGGCACGCGAGCGCGCGTCGTTATCGGCCGCCGTTGCCGCATGA